Proteins encoded together in one Bacteroidales bacterium window:
- a CDS encoding SH3 domain-containing protein, giving the protein MKNIFYSLIIVLSAMLASCGGSDGDKNKSKDDSINNDSIIGIWNEVGKSASLKIEKAGELFTITSSNGLKYAYKLNGQVLTSVDGTGPIYSIIGCNELLKGSTKYTKNGSDNFAVSSEQTSAENTKSTSSKTTISSTETSPSKSSKSASNANTSTNTTTTTKTSNANELTIVSDNMINIRQSPRASSTIIKGVSNGETFKILEKGKQLVTVSGKTDYWYKIKVGGDVGWVFGSFTSLKQQ; this is encoded by the coding sequence ATGAAAAATATATTTTATTCCTTAATCATTGTTTTATCAGCAATGTTGGCTTCCTGCGGTGGCAGTGATGGAGACAAAAATAAATCAAAGGATGATTCAATAAATAATGATTCTATTATTGGAATATGGAATGAAGTGGGAAAAAGCGCATCCCTGAAGATTGAAAAAGCGGGAGAGTTGTTCACTATAACGTCAAGCAATGGGTTGAAATATGCATATAAACTTAATGGGCAGGTATTAACTTCTGTAGATGGCACAGGGCCTATATATTCAATCATTGGATGTAATGAACTATTAAAAGGTTCAACAAAATATACAAAAAACGGAAGTGATAATTTTGCTGTTAGTTCAGAGCAAACATCTGCTGAAAATACGAAATCAACTTCTTCAAAAACCACCATCTCTTCAACGGAAACTTCGCCTTCTAAATCTTCTAAGTCGGCTTCCAATGCTAATACTTCAACAAATACCACTACCACAACTAAAACTTCGAATGCAAACGAACTGACAATAGTATCGGATAATATGATAAACATCCGTCAATCGCCAAGAGCAAGCTCAACAATAATTAAAGGAGTTTCAAATGGCGAGACTTTCAAGATTCTTGAAAAAGGAAAGCAGCTGGTTACTGTTTCAGGGAAAACGGATTATTGGTATAAAATAAAAGTTGGAGGAGATGTTGGTTGGGTATTTGGTTCATTTACTTCGTTGAAGCAACAGTAG